One stretch of Amycolatopsis sp. NBC_00345 DNA includes these proteins:
- a CDS encoding carbohydrate ABC transporter permease, with protein sequence MTVLSIRPQAPDSPAPRRAKPARRRRNAVAMMLAVPAMGLFLVFAIYPMLRVFYLSLFDYSLTAPPEFIGFRNFTYLATDPQFGAALWQTVVYAVGTYVPALTLALVLAHALNTRAPGSGLLRLLYFLPVAISWVAVSVIWRVVLNPDGLLNQALGLHLNWLTSSSSAMWGLVVMGVWKETGFFLILFLAGLQSIPPELHEASRLDGAGAFARFRYITWPMLLPVTAVCSVMAVIRGFQAFSPQLVLTDGGFGTQVVNLFVYKTAFENARMGRASAVAVLMFLLLFGLTLLQLKVFARRDR encoded by the coding sequence ATGACCGTGCTCTCGATCCGGCCCCAGGCGCCGGACTCCCCGGCGCCCCGGCGGGCCAAGCCGGCGCGACGGCGGCGCAACGCGGTCGCCATGATGCTCGCGGTGCCCGCGATGGGATTGTTCCTCGTCTTCGCGATCTACCCGATGCTGCGAGTGTTCTACCTGTCGTTGTTCGACTACAGCCTGACCGCGCCACCGGAGTTCATCGGGTTCCGCAATTTCACTTACCTGGCCACCGATCCCCAGTTCGGCGCGGCGTTGTGGCAGACCGTGGTGTACGCGGTGGGCACCTACGTGCCGGCCCTCACGCTGGCGCTGGTGCTGGCGCACGCGCTCAACACCCGCGCCCCCGGCAGCGGCCTGCTGCGGCTGCTGTACTTCCTGCCGGTGGCGATCAGCTGGGTCGCGGTGTCGGTGATCTGGCGCGTGGTGCTCAACCCGGACGGGCTGCTCAACCAGGCGCTCGGCCTGCACCTCAACTGGCTCACCAGCTCCAGCAGCGCGATGTGGGGCCTGGTCGTGATGGGCGTGTGGAAGGAGACCGGGTTCTTCCTGATCCTGTTCCTGGCCGGCCTCCAGTCCATCCCCCCGGAACTCCACGAAGCGTCCCGTTTGGACGGTGCGGGGGCGTTCGCGCGCTTCCGGTACATCACCTGGCCGATGCTGCTCCCGGTGACCGCGGTGTGCTCGGTGATGGCGGTGATCCGCGGGTTCCAGGCGTTCAGCCCGCAGCTGGTGCTCACCGACGGCGGATTCGGCACGCAGGTGGTCAACCTGTTCGTGTACAAGACCGCGTTCGAGAACGCCCGGATGGGCCGCGCGTCCGCGGTCGCGGTCCTCATGTTCCTGCTGCTGTTCGGGCTGACCCTGCTGCAGCTCAAGGTCTTCGCGCGGAGGGACCGATGA
- a CDS encoding ABC transporter substrate-binding protein, protein MAKRGLRSLRHIRRAGAGILAAIMAAATLSACGGGSGDGKVTLTFWTHTHPPMIKLNQTLITEYERLHPNVKIEYQQIPNDEFDTKMLTAMSNGSGPDLLNLDDTTLRGEYLPKRLLAPIDYGALGVASEDALKARYLPGTLDGASADNELYGLPSEFNATAFAINTKHFADAGLDPNAPPKTWQDVASASRKLAAAGHTQAFSFLYLSAGWYTQQLQTLLNETGGTITDANHEKATVTAPPAEAALKIWTDLATGAGRTADPNKTSREATSPFSDLATGRQSMAMVYPWAMEQIRESNPDTFAQLKLVPLPQVNPAKPVNRWYGYYWGVSRASKNQQQAWQFIAYLASQSQRWLSDVKFIQPVKGWDTSAAGKQVPGLDVWSAAYQQGKFDEVAPHFAEIKDAMMTMVNDAVFDHVALPEASRKASDQIDRSLGS, encoded by the coding sequence ATGGCCAAGCGCGGACTCCGTTCCCTGCGGCACATCCGGCGGGCGGGCGCCGGGATCCTCGCGGCGATCATGGCCGCCGCCACGCTTTCCGCGTGCGGCGGCGGCTCGGGCGACGGAAAGGTGACGCTGACCTTCTGGACGCACACCCATCCGCCGATGATCAAGCTCAACCAGACGCTCATCACCGAGTACGAGCGGCTGCACCCGAACGTCAAGATCGAGTACCAGCAGATCCCGAACGACGAGTTCGACACGAAGATGCTCACCGCGATGAGCAACGGCAGCGGGCCGGACCTGCTGAACCTCGACGACACCACGCTGCGCGGCGAGTACCTGCCCAAACGGCTGCTCGCCCCGATCGACTACGGCGCGCTGGGGGTGGCGTCCGAGGACGCGTTGAAGGCGCGGTACCTGCCGGGAACGCTCGACGGCGCGTCGGCGGACAACGAGCTCTACGGCCTTCCGAGCGAGTTCAACGCGACCGCGTTCGCCATCAACACCAAGCATTTCGCCGACGCCGGGCTCGACCCGAACGCGCCGCCGAAGACCTGGCAGGACGTCGCTTCGGCGTCGCGGAAGCTCGCGGCCGCCGGGCACACCCAGGCGTTCAGCTTCCTTTACCTGAGTGCCGGCTGGTACACCCAGCAGTTGCAGACGCTGCTCAACGAAACCGGCGGCACGATCACCGACGCGAACCACGAGAAGGCGACCGTCACCGCGCCACCGGCCGAGGCGGCGCTGAAGATCTGGACCGACCTCGCCACCGGCGCCGGCCGCACCGCGGATCCGAACAAGACCTCGCGCGAGGCGACCTCGCCGTTCAGCGACCTCGCCACCGGGCGCCAGTCGATGGCCATGGTCTACCCGTGGGCGATGGAGCAGATCCGGGAAAGCAATCCGGACACCTTCGCCCAGCTGAAGCTCGTCCCGCTGCCGCAGGTGAACCCGGCGAAACCGGTGAACCGCTGGTACGGCTACTACTGGGGGGTCAGCCGGGCGAGCAAGAACCAGCAGCAGGCCTGGCAGTTCATCGCCTACCTGGCGAGCCAGTCGCAGCGCTGGCTTTCGGACGTGAAGTTCATCCAGCCGGTCAAGGGCTGGGACACCAGCGCCGCGGGCAAGCAGGTGCCCGGGCTGGACGTGTGGTCGGCCGCGTACCAGCAGGGGAAGTTCGACGAGGTGGCCCCGCACTTCGCCGAGATCAAGGACGCGATGATGACGATGGTGAACGACGCCGTCTTCGACCACGTCGCGCTCCCGGAGGCCAGCCGCAAGGCCTCCGACCAGATCGACCGCAGCCTGGGGAGCTGA
- a CDS encoding GntR family transcriptional regulator: MTAPGKIGEVRARLLDLVDLLPEGAALPPERELAGRWQVARMTLRRAMDDLVLEDLLVRRQGTGTFTSRPKVSRRLAMTSFSEEMRRRGMRPASRTLELRRRRGGRARCRLLRIPAGDVVVEFVRLRLADDAPMALERTFVADRYVPGLSVEDLDSSWYELLATRYGTDIVTGTCRLDPVLPDPKTAEHLGIPVSQPCLRIRGISLDARGRVMESCEATYRGDRYAITADLRRPNRTRLPGPRPPS, translated from the coding sequence ATGACCGCTCCCGGAAAGATCGGCGAGGTACGGGCACGCCTGCTCGACCTCGTCGACCTCCTGCCCGAGGGGGCCGCGCTGCCCCCGGAGCGCGAGCTCGCGGGGCGCTGGCAAGTGGCCCGGATGACGCTCCGCCGCGCGATGGACGACCTCGTGCTGGAGGACCTGCTGGTGCGCCGGCAGGGCACCGGCACCTTCACCTCCCGGCCGAAGGTCAGCCGCCGGCTGGCCATGACGTCGTTCTCCGAGGAGATGCGCCGGCGCGGCATGCGGCCGGCCAGCCGCACGCTGGAGCTGCGCCGCCGCCGGGGTGGCCGCGCCCGGTGCCGGCTGCTGCGGATCCCGGCCGGCGACGTCGTGGTCGAGTTCGTCCGGCTCCGGCTGGCCGACGACGCCCCGATGGCGCTGGAGCGCACCTTCGTCGCCGACCGGTACGTGCCGGGCCTGTCCGTCGAAGACCTCGACAGCTCCTGGTACGAGCTGCTCGCGACCCGGTACGGCACCGACATCGTCACCGGGACCTGCCGGCTGGACCCGGTGCTGCCCGACCCGAAGACCGCCGAGCACCTGGGCATCCCGGTCAGCCAGCCGTGCCTGCGCATCCGCGGGATCAGCCTCGACGCGCGCGGCCGGGTGATGGAGAGCTGCGAGGCGACCTACCGCGGCGACCGCTACGCCATCACCGCCGACCTCCGGCGGCCGAACCGGACCCGCCTGCCCGGGCCCCGCCCGCCCAGCTGA